One window of Alkaliphilus metalliredigens QYMF genomic DNA carries:
- a CDS encoding rod-binding protein gives MNPMNAIHRYVPTKSAPELKGNEDAQGLKEVTQDFEAVFINMMLKQMRATVSEGGLTEKSYGRGIFEEMQDENMAEVMSKGRGIGIAQELYRQLSHHVQPRATVSQEASNQETEAIDEVVTED, from the coding sequence ATGAATCCAATGAATGCTATACATAGATATGTTCCGACGAAATCAGCTCCTGAACTTAAGGGAAACGAAGATGCCCAGGGTCTAAAGGAAGTCACCCAGGATTTCGAGGCGGTTTTCATTAACATGATGCTTAAGCAAATGAGAGCCACCGTTTCTGAAGGGGGCTTGACTGAAAAGAGCTATGGCAGAGGAATCTTCGAAGAGATGCAGGATGAAAACATGGCTGAGGTCATGAGTAAAGGTCGCGGGATTGGCATCGCCCAGGAGCTTTATCGTCAATTGTCTCATCATGTTCAACCGAGAGCCACAGTTTCTCAAGAGGCATCTAATCAGGAGACTGAAGCAATAGACGAAGTTGTGACAGAAGATTAA
- the fabZ gene encoding 3-hydroxyacyl-ACP dehydratase FabZ, whose protein sequence is MELNNIEIQKIIPHRYPFLLVDKMVEVELGKRGVGIKNVTANEPFFQGHFPGNPIMPGVLMTEALAQVAALICMGLEENKGKLGVFTGIDKCKFRRQVVPGDVLRLEIEMTALRRGIGKAEGKAYVGEELACSASLTFALINPNTDK, encoded by the coding sequence ATGGAATTGAACAATATAGAAATTCAAAAAATAATTCCCCATCGTTATCCATTTCTATTAGTAGATAAAATGGTGGAAGTCGAGCTAGGGAAAAGAGGGGTGGGCATTAAAAATGTTACTGCCAATGAACCCTTTTTTCAAGGACACTTTCCAGGTAACCCAATTATGCCAGGGGTACTGATGACAGAAGCACTGGCCCAGGTGGCAGCGCTTATCTGTATGGGTCTAGAAGAAAACAAAGGAAAGCTCGGTGTGTTTACTGGGATCGATAAGTGTAAGTTTCGTAGACAAGTAGTACCAGGGGATGTATTGAGATTAGAAATTGAAATGACGGCACTACGCCGGGGAATTGGAAAAGCAGAAGGAAAGGCCTATGTAGGAGAAGAACTAGCCTGCAGTGCCAGCCTGACATTTGCATTGATTAATCCTAATACTGATAAATAA
- a CDS encoding flagellar hook-basal body complex protein: MIEKNRKFEVYIMFRGLYTATSGMQTAQRKLDVTSNNIANINTTGFKKDVVAAESFPEVLIRKINHDIRPRPFNLNSGVEVTREGEALGLSTDAGFFRVETDQGISHNREASFAPDEDGFLRTYRRDLNGEIDASRGNYLLDATGQRVQVDNGNLEVNNQGQLTFGGGATNLLYRPLGHVLGTMNSGVRIQKIETNFAQGAVAETANPLDVALNGQGFFRILTPNGEMYTRNGNFTMSNEGQLVTTEGHEVEGNAGAITFNEAQLMAAENIQITDKGEILLDGVVVDQIQIVNINNVKDLRKHGQSYYYGEEGFELELAPFEGEVLQGYLEESNINSIQEMVEMISTFRDYEANQKVVQAYDEILQKAVGEIGKL, translated from the coding sequence TTGATAGAGAAGAATAGAAAGTTCGAGGTGTACATTATGTTTAGAGGACTTTACACAGCAACCTCTGGAATGCAAACGGCTCAGAGAAAGCTAGATGTCACATCAAATAATATAGCCAACATAAATACAACCGGTTTTAAAAAGGATGTTGTTGCGGCTGAAAGCTTTCCAGAGGTATTGATTCGAAAGATCAACCATGATATTCGTCCAAGGCCATTTAATTTAAATTCTGGAGTTGAAGTGACCAGAGAAGGAGAAGCCCTTGGATTGTCAACGGATGCAGGGTTCTTTCGGGTGGAAACAGATCAAGGAATCAGTCATAATCGTGAGGCGAGTTTTGCCCCGGATGAAGATGGATTCTTACGAACCTATCGAAGAGATCTTAATGGCGAGATTGATGCTTCACGAGGAAACTATTTACTAGATGCCACAGGACAACGGGTCCAAGTAGATAATGGAAATCTAGAGGTAAACAACCAGGGACAGCTCACTTTTGGTGGTGGTGCCACCAATTTACTCTATCGACCATTGGGGCATGTGCTGGGGACTATGAATAGTGGTGTACGCATTCAAAAAATAGAGACAAACTTTGCCCAGGGGGCAGTTGCTGAAACCGCCAATCCCTTAGATGTGGCTTTAAATGGACAAGGATTCTTTAGAATATTAACTCCTAATGGAGAAATGTATACACGAAATGGAAATTTCACAATGAGTAATGAAGGTCAATTAGTGACCACAGAGGGACATGAAGTAGAGGGAAATGCTGGGGCCATTACATTTAACGAAGCCCAATTGATGGCAGCGGAAAACATTCAAATCACCGACAAAGGAGAGATCCTCTTAGATGGCGTTGTAGTAGACCAAATTCAGATTGTTAACATCAACAATGTGAAGGACTTAAGAAAGCATGGACAGTCCTATTATTACGGAGAAGAAGGCTTTGAACTAGAGTTAGCTCCCTTCGAAGGTGAAGTGCTCCAAGGGTATTTAGAGGAATCGAATATTAACAGCATTCAAGAAATGGTGGAAATGATTAGCACATTTAGAGATTATGAAGCAAACCAAAAAGTAGTACAGGCCTATGATGAGATTCTACAGAAGGCGGTTGGTGAAATCGGGAAGTTGTAG
- a CDS encoding ABC transporter permease, with the protein MNSLDLFKMALDNLLRRKTRTVLTVLGVVIGTSSIVVMLSLGIAMNEGFKDQLSNMGDLTMIDVHNYGGYDGDGRSSQSKQVHLNDDAVRRFKQIPKVQGVMATKSAYMKMAAGNMVGYVPIIGIDPLVMEAFGFKVAEGRILMPTDKESIVFGKNIAMNMYNPRLRNAQRGGWGNEQPQVNLISNRLELTTNMEYGEVRNVGQETDQSYTPPKPHNVQGVGILEESFSEKDYNAYMNITALEKILEEDRRANRQDRSMGNMRQNENDYERVSIKVNEIDDVLGVQEIVKDMGFQAFSLTDMLNSMQETAQTIQMVLGGIGAVSLFVAAIGITNTMIMSIYERTREIGIIKVLGANLSDIRKLFLIEAAMIGLLGGIMGLVLSYTISFGLNKINVGFMGPGGGDTAISIIPIQLSLAAVAFATVIGIVSGYSPARRAMKLSALEAIKSE; encoded by the coding sequence ATGAATAGCCTAGACTTATTTAAAATGGCTTTGGATAATCTTCTTAGGCGAAAGACCAGGACGGTGCTCACAGTATTGGGTGTGGTCATTGGAACCAGCTCCATTGTTGTGATGCTTTCCCTAGGGATTGCCATGAATGAGGGATTTAAAGATCAATTATCTAATATGGGAGATCTAACCATGATTGATGTCCACAACTATGGAGGATATGATGGAGATGGACGTTCTAGCCAAAGTAAGCAGGTGCATCTAAATGATGATGCAGTCCGACGATTTAAACAAATTCCAAAGGTGCAAGGGGTTATGGCCACTAAATCAGCCTATATGAAGATGGCAGCTGGAAACATGGTGGGCTATGTACCCATCATCGGGATTGATCCCCTGGTGATGGAGGCCTTCGGCTTTAAAGTAGCTGAGGGACGCATATTGATGCCCACTGACAAGGAATCCATCGTGTTTGGTAAAAATATTGCCATGAATATGTATAATCCTAGACTCAGAAATGCCCAAAGAGGGGGCTGGGGAAATGAACAGCCCCAGGTTAATTTGATTAGCAATCGTCTGGAGCTCACCACCAATATGGAATATGGTGAAGTGAGGAATGTGGGGCAAGAAACCGATCAAAGCTATACACCCCCGAAGCCCCATAATGTGCAAGGGGTGGGGATTTTAGAAGAAAGCTTTAGTGAGAAGGATTATAATGCCTATATGAATATCACGGCCCTAGAAAAAATATTAGAAGAGGATCGGCGGGCCAATCGTCAGGATCGGTCCATGGGCAATATGCGCCAGAATGAAAATGACTATGAACGGGTGAGTATCAAAGTAAATGAAATCGATGATGTGCTAGGGGTTCAAGAAATTGTAAAGGATATGGGATTTCAAGCCTTTAGTTTAACCGACATGTTAAACTCAATGCAGGAAACTGCTCAAACAATACAAATGGTTCTGGGAGGTATTGGTGCAGTGAGTTTATTTGTAGCTGCCATAGGGATTACGAATACCATGATCATGAGTATATATGAAAGAACAAGAGAGATCGGGATTATTAAAGTCCTAGGGGCAAACTTATCAGATATTCGAAAGCTTTTCCTGATTGAAGCAGCCATGATTGGACTTTTAGGCGGAATAATGGGCCTGGTGTTAAGCTATACCATTTCCTTTGGATTAAATAAAATCAATGTTGGCTTCATGGGACCAGGAGGCGGAGATACAGCAATATCAATCATTCCAATTCAATTATCCCTGGCAGCTGTTGCCTTTGCCACGGTGATCGGTATTGTTTCAGGGTATTCCCCAGCTAGAAGGGCCATGAAATTAAGTGCTTTAGAGGCCATCAAATCAGAGTAA
- the flgG gene encoding flagellar basal-body rod protein FlgG: MRALWTAASGMKAQQLNIDTVANNMANVNTTAYKAQRTEFKDLLYANMKRTNLNNGQGSPVNLQVGHGVMPVATSRMFTTGNLEQTANPLDVAIDGEGFLAIEGPNGEIYYTRDGSLKFSVEMDEMRLVTSEGYTVLSDFDFEIIFDEGMKNIAISEGGVITAENEFGDIEELDTIKLVKFLNPQGLESVGRNLYKETVASGEEIPMEGEGRTSSILQGFLETSNVQIVDEMVKMITAQRAYETSSKTIQTADEMLGMANNLRR, from the coding sequence ATGAGAGCATTATGGACCGCTGCTTCTGGGATGAAGGCTCAGCAATTAAACATTGATACGGTTGCAAATAATATGGCCAATGTTAACACCACGGCATATAAGGCGCAACGAACCGAGTTTAAGGATTTATTATATGCCAACATGAAAAGAACTAATTTAAATAATGGACAAGGAAGTCCTGTCAATTTACAGGTAGGTCATGGGGTGATGCCGGTGGCGACTTCTAGAATGTTTACAACAGGGAATTTAGAGCAGACTGCCAATCCATTGGATGTTGCCATCGATGGAGAGGGTTTCCTGGCCATTGAAGGCCCTAATGGAGAGATTTACTACACAAGGGATGGTAGCCTCAAGTTCAGCGTAGAGATGGATGAGATGCGTCTTGTGACCTCTGAGGGCTATACAGTGCTTTCGGACTTTGACTTCGAAATTATTTTTGATGAAGGTATGAAAAATATTGCAATTTCTGAAGGTGGTGTCATCACTGCAGAAAATGAGTTTGGGGATATTGAAGAACTAGATACAATCAAGTTAGTGAAATTTTTAAACCCCCAGGGCCTTGAATCAGTAGGGCGGAACCTGTACAAGGAAACAGTGGCCTCGGGAGAAGAAATCCCAATGGAGGGGGAAGGTCGTACCAGTAGTATTTTACAGGGTTTCTTAGAAACCTCTAACGTGCAAATCGTAGATGAGATGGTGAAAATGATTACGGCACAAAGAGCCTATGAAACAAGCTCTAAGACCATCCAAACTGCAGATGAGATGCTAGGGATGGCAAATAACCTTAGAAGGTAA
- a CDS encoding ABC transporter ATP-binding protein: protein MIKKAIELKNVRKVYRVGEEKVIALNDISFSVDYGEVCCLLGTSGSGKSTLLNMMAGLEKPTRGQVIVNGRHVEKMDENRLVQFRQKNIGFVFQSYNLLPTLTAIENVSLPLTFRGVNKKIRERLAVEMLEAVGLKTHIKHKPTQMSGGQQQRVGIARAFVTKAPIIFADEPTGNLDSKTTDEVLKLMLRLVKENNQALVLVTHDKGISKFAHKVYYMLDGNIEKVEVNSSKMGG, encoded by the coding sequence ATGATTAAAAAAGCAATTGAATTAAAAAATGTTAGAAAAGTGTACCGGGTAGGTGAAGAAAAGGTCATCGCATTGAATGATATATCATTTTCGGTAGACTATGGAGAGGTTTGCTGTTTATTGGGGACTTCCGGCTCTGGAAAGTCCACCCTATTAAATATGATGGCGGGGCTTGAAAAACCCACAAGGGGACAGGTGATTGTCAATGGAAGACATGTGGAGAAAATGGATGAGAATCGATTGGTTCAATTCAGACAGAAAAATATTGGGTTTGTCTTTCAGTCCTATAATCTTTTGCCAACATTAACCGCCATAGAAAATGTGAGTTTACCCCTTACCTTTAGAGGGGTGAACAAAAAAATAAGAGAGCGGTTGGCAGTGGAAATGTTAGAGGCTGTGGGATTAAAAACCCATATTAAACACAAGCCAACTCAAATGAGTGGCGGACAGCAACAAAGGGTTGGGATTGCCAGAGCATTCGTGACAAAGGCACCCATTATTTTTGCCGATGAGCCAACGGGAAATTTAGACTCCAAGACAACTGATGAAGTATTAAAACTGATGCTTCGATTAGTTAAGGAGAATAATCAAGCACTTGTTTTAGTGACTCATGATAAGGGTATCTCTAAATTTGCCCACAAAGTATACTATATGTTAGATGGAAATATTGAAAAAGTCGAAGTGAACAGCTCGAAAATGGGGGGATAA
- a CDS encoding COG1361 S-layer family protein: MKKRINKISIILLLILILQPFSGYAQDRIQDANLVIGRNYKVPVLQAGNEERLSIPIENTTSGEAYSIYVSPIIDDPAEFPFVIDQMIPSRRIAAIAGKTRENVHFNFQVRSNIEPKTYPIQFNIEYTLPSGNIAKTSETIYIQIENDQEVPNLRLNLMKMAQDKLVAGQNQPVTLTIENTGDLVAKNIEVQLTGVEANGISLITPIDTHKIDQMEGKEKKEVFYTIVADDNLEDGTYVLDLIMKYKDEYNKAYEGESKVRIPVVASSSVETSFSLEKLNYPETAIEPHTDFTISFDLKNTGAEDAQKVKVSIDGGEGILPKSMPIKNIGNLVAGKQQPVEFTLFAKEGIEDKNYPIQITVEYETDSGRTKEMKSFEQYVGVFVKDKKTSAGAPKIIVDQYDYDGEYVKAGEPFDLTVSFLNTNHEKTVKNIRVSISSTGDVFAPVTGSNSFFISEITSQGSTMKNISLRPKVDAEYDTHNLFIDIEYEDDQGEAYSVKEMVGIPVVQNVTLMIDEVMTSPENYSGNPTALSVEFYNTGRALIRNLVIRTEGDIDITEGSLYIGNLEPGKNNYYDVTVTPREPGTTTGRMIFEYDDEIDQHYVVEKEFSIEVMDQMEMYPPDDFGEFEEFNEQSNSPMIRIVVGGGMLLLVIGGFVWRRRKKRRAEAEEVEAYE; this comes from the coding sequence ATGAAGAAAAGAATAAATAAGATATCTATAATATTATTATTAATCTTGATACTGCAACCATTTAGCGGATATGCACAGGATCGAATACAAGATGCTAATCTAGTGATTGGTAGAAACTATAAGGTTCCTGTTTTACAGGCGGGAAATGAAGAGAGACTATCTATACCAATTGAAAACACCACATCTGGTGAAGCGTATAGTATATATGTTTCACCGATAATTGATGACCCGGCTGAATTTCCTTTTGTAATAGATCAAATGATACCTAGTCGGCGGATTGCTGCCATTGCAGGAAAAACGCGTGAAAATGTTCATTTTAATTTCCAAGTACGGTCAAATATAGAGCCTAAAACATATCCGATTCAATTCAATATTGAATATACATTGCCTAGCGGAAACATCGCTAAAACTTCAGAGACAATATATATACAAATAGAAAATGACCAAGAAGTCCCGAATCTAAGGTTGAACCTGATGAAAATGGCTCAGGATAAGCTAGTAGCAGGACAAAATCAACCTGTGACATTAACAATTGAAAATACAGGGGATTTAGTAGCTAAGAATATTGAGGTGCAATTGACTGGCGTGGAAGCCAATGGCATCAGTCTAATCACACCGATTGATACTCATAAAATTGATCAGATGGAAGGAAAAGAGAAAAAAGAGGTTTTCTACACAATTGTAGCAGATGATAATTTAGAGGATGGAACTTATGTTTTAGATCTGATTATGAAATACAAGGATGAATATAATAAAGCTTACGAAGGTGAAAGCAAGGTACGTATTCCTGTAGTTGCAAGTAGTAGCGTGGAGACGAGTTTCTCTTTAGAAAAACTTAATTATCCAGAAACTGCCATTGAACCACATACTGATTTCACCATATCCTTTGATTTGAAAAATACTGGAGCAGAAGATGCACAGAAAGTTAAAGTCAGTATTGATGGTGGCGAAGGAATCCTGCCTAAGTCTATGCCAATTAAAAACATTGGTAATCTAGTAGCAGGTAAACAACAACCTGTAGAGTTTACTCTTTTTGCCAAGGAGGGTATTGAAGACAAAAATTATCCCATTCAAATTACTGTAGAGTATGAGACCGATAGTGGTCGAACCAAAGAGATGAAATCCTTCGAACAATATGTTGGTGTATTTGTTAAGGATAAAAAAACATCTGCCGGAGCTCCTAAAATTATTGTTGATCAATATGATTATGATGGAGAGTATGTTAAGGCGGGAGAACCCTTTGACTTGACGGTTTCATTTTTGAACACCAATCATGAAAAAACAGTCAAGAACATTCGGGTGAGTATTTCTTCCACTGGAGATGTTTTTGCACCGGTGACGGGAAGCAACTCTTTTTTCATTTCGGAAATTACATCCCAGGGGAGTACAATGAAAAATATTTCATTGAGACCTAAGGTGGATGCAGAGTATGATACCCATAACTTATTTATAGACATAGAGTATGAGGATGACCAAGGAGAGGCCTATAGTGTCAAGGAAATGGTGGGAATTCCAGTTGTACAAAATGTCACATTGATGATAGATGAGGTCATGACTTCACCGGAGAACTACTCAGGAAATCCAACGGCACTATCGGTGGAATTTTATAATACTGGTAGGGCTCTCATTAGAAATTTAGTGATACGAACTGAAGGGGATATTGATATCACCGAAGGAAGCTTATATATAGGCAATCTAGAGCCTGGAAAAAACAATTATTATGATGTGACAGTCACCCCTAGGGAACCAGGCACAACAACCGGCCGTATGATCTTTGAGTACGATGATGAGATTGATCAACATTATGTGGTAGAGAAGGAATTCTCTATTGAAGTAATGGATCAAATGGAAATGTATCCACCGGATGATTTTGGTGAGTTTGAAGAGTTTAATGAGCAATCAAACAGCCCCATGATTCGGATCGTAGTAGGCGGAGGAATGCTGCTGTTGGTGATTGGTGGATTTGTGTGGCGGAGAAGAAAGAAAAGAAGAGCGGAGGCAGAGGAAGTGGAAGCCTATGAATAG